Below is a window of Humulus lupulus chromosome 2, drHumLupu1.1, whole genome shotgun sequence DNA.
CAGTAGCTTTTCATTCGTTTCTTTAAGCTCCTGAGTTTCAGATTTCAGTTGGTTCAGAACTCTTACAGCATCATCAAGAACAGCAGTTTTGTCAGTTTTTGGAGGCCGACCAGGTTCTAAAACAGCACTCAAATCCAGAAACCTGAAAAATTCATGACTCTTAAGTAGGAAGGAACAAGCTCTAAGGATATTGCGAGTATCAGTTTCTAGACTTATGCATAACTTAAGAAGTTAAATGCTAAGATAGGTCTGAAAATAACATATCTTTCATTCATTTTTCTTACAAATTAATCAATCCCAGCTAAAAAAAAGTATCCAGTTTTAGCACAAATTTGCAGAACCCAACTATGGCGATTCGATTGAAAGGCATAAACAATCAAAGACTTAAACAAATAAGCTGAGCTAGTGAGATTCATGCCTGTCATTCAATCTCTCTCTCCTCATCTTCTCGCGGCAAGCCTTTGTTCCTTGCTTTCGAAAAGAATCAGTGCGTGCCCTGAACAAAACACAAACCTAAATTCAAACCCGAAAAACAGAGAATGTAAAAATACCATTCATTATCACTTAAAGCTACAAAACAAGATAAAATAGTAGCCAAAGGAAATGTTATCTTCTCACTCATGAACCATCATATCCCCCAAAACCAAACCCTTATTTACATTCACTATCTCCATCACAGAGGTTTAGAAAAACAAAGAAACCATTTCTTCACATTACAAGCACAAACTTCTCAATTTTCTCAGCCAAATCTCTTGTTAACAAAACTAGATAAGTCCCAAAAGCAAAATTCAAAGAATGAATCAAAATACACAAACTAAACCTAATCATTTCATTATCTAGAGAATCAAGAAAAATGATATTCCCATTATTCACCTCTTACGCGGACACTCTTTCTCATCCCTTTCTTGCAAGGCACTGTCACCCTCACCCTCGCCACCattgccaccaccaccaccacctgcgaAATCAACATCCATAATACTGCAAAAACCAAACAATAACACATTAAATTTCATATATTCccgaaaaaaaaagaagaaacttTCAAtctagagagaaaaagagagagaccCGTTATTGGACCATAGAAAATTGGAGGATTGGGTTTCTCCGATGAATGAACAGTCGAGAAAATCCCAACTACCGTCGTCCAACGAATCCATTAGCCGCCGATGGAGACAGTTgaaaaaagggaaggaaaaaaaaaattgatcttgGAGACCAAAAATGGAGGGTTTCGAATTTTCAGAGATTTAAAAGCAAAAGTAGTAGTTGAGAagattgtggtatttttgaaatttgaaaaacTTTTGGTCTAAAAGTGTAAGAAAAATTAAGTATAGGGGTTACGACTGTTATATTGGTATGACCAATCAGATTGAGCCACGTCATCAAAAGCATCAAAATAGGGTCATAACCCAGTCTTGTCaggttttttaaatatttttttattggaaTATTTTAATGGTCAACTTGTGTTAGCATAATTTAATAATGGAATTAAAAAATATTCAGGCAGaaaaaaagaattaattatttACTCTTAAGATTTAAACAGCTATTGTTAAAACGGATTTATATTTGTCCAATGTTGTTGGACTTTTCTTAGTAGATTATTTTAGATAATGAATCTTAAAAGATGATGAATcttcttattaattttttttatttaaatattaattccattattaaaAGCTATAAAAATAATTGGGTGATTTACTTTTAAATCATATGAACTAAATAGTGCTAGCATTGTCTTTGATGTATTTTACACCTTGAAGCTTGAATCCTAAggttattttggtcatttggtaaatagtaaattatattttttgaaagcattttattttccttataaaaaaaatattgatatttaattatgattttagATAATTTTATAGTACGGCCTTCAAAAAGAGCCTCACTAGTaggatttttttatattttcgaTCTGCGAATAATTTTtagcacgattttttttatgatcgtgcaTATTGTATTTAATTAGAGCTTCCTGCaagttttcagaaaattctgaataatttacactgccgaaaattaggttcaaatatattattttccaCGAGCATacaaaaattagtcacgcatgcaacaacctgtttttaaactagttttcggtattgtaaattattcgaaattttgtaaaaatttacaggatgttctaaataactacaatatacacggtcataaaaaaaatcgcaccgaaaactgttcacaaaTTGAGAACACAAAAGAGTCCCACTAGTAGGGCTCTTTTTGAAATCCTTGCTgtaaaaatgtttatgattttaaATATAGAAGTAagattcataatttttttttaaattgggtATATTTGCAAATTTAACCTTATAAAATAATGTCCACTTAGTGCCTTTTTGTATGTTCTGTTTTGCAACTAATTACAACTCATCTTTCAATTCTAATCCTAATCCTAATGGAAATTTAGAGCATCTTTAACAAAACTATCTATATTTTTAGGTAGATGTGGATGTAACATGCAATTAAGaaactaaaagaaaaaattaaataaaataattggtaGCAATACCATTCTGAGCATAAAAATAGTATAATATCATCATTTTTATGTGTCTTTATGTTCCCAACCAATAgaaacaaatcaattaaaatgtcactttatataattacaaattaataatgtggtattttaatttaattattttattcattgGTGAGGGACATGGAGACACACAATGGGAACCAAGAATTTCAATCCAATCTCATCTTAATTGAGCAAATGTTTATTTTGAGTTTATTATTATATTGTGAATGAAAAAAATCATGTTGAGCTAAttgtaatatttaaaaaaaaaaaaattgagttgtGGAACTAAATTTCGTTTTATATACTTAGGTTTTCAATGATTAACAACCGTCCGATCAATACAATCATTAACAATGATTCTGAAATAAACGAGATGCCATCCTCTAAAGAAACAAAATTTGAACATTTGCAATTTATATTTTGTCATACATATTTATATCAAATTTATGTGAAATTTTCTATTTTCATTAATTGTCTTTACTTATAAGGATATTCTATCCTATAAATGGTGGAAGCATATGAAAATTTTAACTCTGATACCACTTAATACaagaaataaacaaattaaaaaacatGACCATTTGAGATATGTAAAAGCATCTTATAAGATATAGTACAAATATATACCAAATCGATGTGAGACTTTTTTGATAATCGAATGAGATATTTTCTTGTGAAAATTTATTCGAACTTaactttttatattttgtttcatTATCTGTATAAGTTCAAGAAAATAAAATGATTAGTGAGAAAAGTTAAATAGTAAGAGTCAAGAAAAACACTTATAAATTTGTTGAGGTAGAAGCTCTATGGTTAACATAAActattattttctttcatttattaTCTTATTAGTTTCTTATGTCATGCagatattaaaatataaatatacaaaAGTCTTGTTTTATCTTtcagctttttaaaaaaaatattggctTGGTCCTAAAATTTTTAGAACTTATTTTTCCTTAGACCTTTTTAAGATTTTCAATTTAATATAGGACTAAACCTAAACTTGTTACTGTTTAGGGACCAAAACTAAATTCAACTTCAGATAAAACAACTAGTGTACCTtacatataattttataattattaattttattttcttttctttccttcacttTCATTagctcatataaatatataatacatattaaagaaagataataaaatttcttctttttttaaaaaaaaattctatgacGCTTATGgttgatatttatatttattttttaattatgataAGCACTGCACTAATCAAACCTACATGTATGTATTAGAATAATAAAGTTACAACAATGACAGTACCAAAACTTATTAGTGTTTATGCACTAAATTATAGAACAGAAACTTCTGGATAATAATATATGAAAATCACACGTCTAGTAATATAATATAACCAAGTTATAATCAAGAAACTATTAAAAGTGGTATATACTATATGAAGATGCTCAGCTTTGATGACTGCCTGAGATTAGATTTCAACCATAAGAAAATTACATATTGAAAGATATCACTATGATTAAGATGCTCAGTTAAATATTGAGCTCAAAATCAGTGTTGTATTATTCAATTCAATGGTGATTATTGATGTCAATTAAGTACAGAGGCTTTTGAGCAAAGGAGTATTTGGGGAAGAGGATTTGTTAAACTAAATGACACGAGCTTCGTTTTTTAGCTTGTCGATCAGCTCGTCGACTGAAGAGACAACGACACCGGCCTTTCTCTTTGGAGGGTCGGTGACTTGAAGGACCTCGAAGTCTGGCTTGATTTCGACGTTCAAATCCTTTGGAGTGAACTTCTTGATGGCCTTTGATTTGGCTTTCATTATGTTGGGGAGCGTGGCGTACCTTGGCTGGTTCAGCCTCAAATCAGTGCTGCAACATAGCA
It encodes the following:
- the LOC133819940 gene encoding transcription factor bHLH104-like, whose amino-acid sequence is MDSLDDGSWDFLDCSFIGETQSSNFLWSNNGIMDVDFAGGGGGGNGGEGEGDSALQERDEKECPRKRARTDSFRKQGTKACREKMRRERLNDRFLDLSAVLEPGRPPKTDKTAVLDDAVRVLNQLKSETQELKETNEKLLEEIKCLKAEKNELREEKLVLKSDKEKMELQLNSMAVSPSGYMQAHPAAAAYQNKMAVFPGYSLVPMWNYLPPATRDTSRDHELRPPAA